In the Bdellovibrionales bacterium genome, ATCCCATCATCCGCCAAGTTAATTTCTCGCTGCATAGTTTTCACGATAATTACGGCGATAAAGATCCAAGCATTTATCTCGGCAAGATTTTTAAATTCACCGAACGCGCTTTTGTTGAGCGTCCCGAGTTGTACATCAACTACCGCCTGTGGAATCTCGAAGCTCCGGTCGGAGTCGGGGCGCAGAACCGCTCGATGCTCGAACGCGTGTGCCAGCACTTTAATTATGAATTCAATCGCCAGATTGATGTGCGCCAAAATAAAAGTGTGCGCATCAAGAACCGCTTGCACTTGCACTTTGATACCGAGTTCACATGGCCCGCCCTCGATCTACCTTTGCTTGGTGGCCGCGGTACTTGTTACGGACTTTCAAGTCATTTCGGAATTCTCGCCGACGGCACGGTGGTGCCATGCTGTCTTGATAAAGAAGGCAAGATTCCGCTCGGCAATGTGAAAGAAGCGCCGATCACAGATATTCTTGCAAACGAGCGTTCCACAAAAATCCTCAAAGGCTTCCGAGATAATAAACTCGTTGAAAAACTCTGCCAGCGCTGCAATTACATCACGCGCTTTGCTGATCCTGTCATTTAGAGCCAATCTGCGCCTGTTTCGGTGAGCACGGAACTTGCTTTAGAGAAAAACGGTGAGTTTAACCAGCCGTTTTGGCTCCAAAGTAAAGGATCGTAGAATGTTAACAACTACCAAAAGAGTTTTGGCAGCGGCACTGGCGCTTTCGTCGCTGGTGGCAAGTAACCCTTCCTTGGCTGCGCTTGAAGGTTCAGCCCGCATCAATCAAGTGACGCGTAAATCTGGTGGCCAACTTTATCGTGCTTACTTAGCTAGTCCGATTTCGCTTTCTCGTGTTTCCATTGATGTTCTTTCGGCGAAAGCCAAAATCCATGACGCCGCCATCGTGACTGCATCCATGGCGAGCATTCCGCTTTATAACTTGCAGGAGACCGCTGTGATCCCAGCCGGGAAGAGCGCGGTCTCTGAATATATTAATCGCAATGACTTGATCATCGCTGTCGATGTTCAAGCAGAATCTTTCGGTGCCGTTGCAGATTTGCGCTTGCGCGTGGCTTCGGAAGATGGTGCACCTAAAATCTCGGCGGTGATTCCGCAAGATAGCTCCGGTTCTTTGAACCCAGCTCCGCCTTCATCGCCTCAGCCACCGCCATACTACCCACAACCAACTCCGCCGCCACCACCACCTCCACCAACGCCGACTCCGCCAGAAGTGGTGTACTTGAGCTATCCGTTCTCAAACCGTGGCAATCAGAAAATTTCTTGCTCAGCAACCGACAAGGGCTGGGAAGAGCACTGGGGCGGGCACGGCAGCTGCGGTGAGTGCTTGAAGAAACACGGTGAGTGCATTGAAACTTGCACAGCAACCGACGTGGTTGTGTACGGCACAGGCTATGATGTTTACGGACGCATTGCGAAGTTCGAAGGCCGCGGTGGTGATTCTTACGATGCTCGTCGCGATATGCAGCAAGTGTGTGATTACTACCGTCTGACTCGCTGTGAATCTGATCCTGGAAAATCAGACTCGACAAACAGTGACGTGGTTTCAAGACGTTCTTGCAAATAGTCCCTACTTAAAAAGTTTGATGTCGAACTTCTTCGTGGCCTTCGGGCTGCGAAGTTCGGTGGCCAATTTCAGTGCCAGATTGCCGGCCTCTGAACGGACCAGATAGGCCGGTTTTTCTAAAGTTCCATGACGGGTGATTTTTTTACCTTTGATTTCCTTGGTCACGGACTCCGTATAGACTTCTTCGACGGTGCCCGAAACCGGCTTACCGAGCCATAGCCATTCGACTTTGCTTTTTTGTTTGAATTTTTCCATAGTGTCTTTCGCTTCTGCTCTTAAGACTGAGGCACCTTTTGGATTTTATTAATGTCATATCCCATGGCTTCAAGTTTTTTATAGATGGCGTCTAAAGTTTCGGGCGGCAGAGTTTTACCACGTGCCATGATCCAGACGTAGTTTCGGCTTGGTACGCCGATCACGGTGTAAGAATAATCCGGGGCTAAATCAATCACGAGATAGGCAAATTTGAGCGGCCACCACGGCTGAACTCTCCACTCGGCGTTGGTTTTTTCATCGTAGATCCATGCCTTCTGGGGATAGCTTTTAAGTTCTCCACCCGGGTGATCTTTGCGATAGTGAAAATCGACATCAATGCGCTTTTCCTTCTCGTTCCAAGTGTAAGCCTCCACCGCATTGGTCGCGCCCTTTTCAACAAAGGTCGGAATATTGGCAATCACAAACCATGGCCCCATAAATTTCGGAATGTCGACATAACTCACTGTTTTGAGCGGTTCGGTGTGTTTCATGGTTTCGCAACCTCCCAGTAAAAAAATCAGACACAAAAGTGAACAGAGGACTTTGAGATTTTTCATAAAACCTCCTTATTCAAGCTGCTTAAGGTAAGCAATATACTCTTCCATGGACTTCAAATATGTCACGGGTCGCTCCAATTTAGCTTTAAACTCAAAAGTGTTCCGGCCAGCAATAAGAATGTGAACTTTCTTTGGCAAATTCTTGTCGAGAAAATTCACATAGGAGTAAAGACTTTCTTTTGCACCTTCTTTTTCTGAAACCGTGCTTGCAAGAAGAAGGTGAGTGGCCTTATAGCGAATGCAGCTCTCGCACAGGTCCATCTTCGGAGTGCTAGGGCCCAAAAAAAGAGTCTTCACTGAATTCTCGGCGGCAAGGGTTGCAGAGATCACAATCCCCATATCATGTAGATCTCCCTCGGGAGTTGTCATCACCAGACGGGATTCTGATTTTGCTTTGCGAGATTTTGCACGCATCAGCACAAGCTGCTCTTTGACGAGGGCTGAAAGAATATGCTCTTGCGCTACGGTAAATTGACCCTCGCCCACCAGGTAACCCATGTGACCCACTAAGGGCATCAATGTTTGTTGGATAAACGGCTCGGCCTTCATAGCACTTCTTTTTTTGTCTAAAAGATCTTTGATTTCATCCCACAAAAAAAGCTGAGCTTTTCCCATGACGGTTTTTAAAAAACCATCTTGAACACGCTCTTCGTTGCTGGAAGACAAAGTTTCGGTCTCTGGAACAAGGGCTTTAAGTTCCTTTAAAGAAAGACCCGCAATATCGCCGATGCGATGGCCCTTTGTGCTGAGTTCATCCAAGAGCCGGGCTTTTTCAATATCTTGCAAAGTGTAAAGGCGGCGGCCCGTGTCAGTTCTTTGAGGGTTAAAGGCCTGGTAACGGTTTTCCCAGCCACGCAAGGTGAACTCGGAAAGTCCAGTGATCTCAATAAGCTGTCGTATAGAGAAAAATTCTTTGGGCCGACTCGACATATTTCTAATAATAAATCACGGACTTGGTTTTGTATAGAAAATTCTATACAATATCAGTCACATCATATAACTCCCTTACGGGCGAGGTGAATCGTGAAAATAGCGGTGATCGGCGGGGGAATCAGTGGTCTTGGCAGTGCGTGGATTCTGAGCCAGAAACACGAAGTGCATCTTTTTGAGTCGGAAAACCGTCTCGGCGGACACGCTCACACCGTGCAAGTACAAAGCGTGCAGGCCGGAAAAGTTCCTGTGGATACGGGATTTTTGGTCTATAATGATCTGACTTACCCACATTTGCGTTCGTTCTTTAAAGAGCTGCAAGTTGAAACTGTTGAATCAGACATGTCCTTGGCGGTTCGTTCCCTATACCAGGGCCTTGAGTGGGCGGGCACGAACCTCGACACGGTCTTTGCTCAACGAAGAAATCTTTTGCGTCCGCGCTTCTTACAAATGCTGGCGGATATTTTACGCTTTCACCGTGAATCCGAAGAAAATCTTCGTCAGGCCCAGCAGCTCGGTTGGTCCCTCGGTGAACTTCTGAAGCGTGGAAAGTATAGCGAAGCTTTCCGTAAAGATTATCTCTTACCCATCGGTGCGGCAA is a window encoding:
- a CDS encoding beta-sandwich domain-containing protein, translated to MLTTTKRVLAAALALSSLVASNPSLAALEGSARINQVTRKSGGQLYRAYLASPISLSRVSIDVLSAKAKIHDAAIVTASMASIPLYNLQETAVIPAGKSAVSEYINRNDLIIAVDVQAESFGAVADLRLRVASEDGAPKISAVIPQDSSGSLNPAPPSSPQPPPYYPQPTPPPPPPPPTPTPPEVVYLSYPFSNRGNQKISCSATDKGWEEHWGGHGSCGECLKKHGECIETCTATDVVVYGTGYDVYGRIAKFEGRGGDSYDARRDMQQVCDYYRLTRCESDPGKSDSTNSDVVSRRSCK
- a CDS encoding SPASM domain-containing protein, which gives rise to MGKFNKVNIEIGNICNLQCSFCPPVEREKAMMSIEMFTSIIEQVAPLTEQVTLHLMGDPLVHPKLAEFLTVCERFQVPVFFVTNGVLLNTVREELLLNPIIRQVNFSLHSFHDNYGDKDPSIYLGKIFKFTERAFVERPELYINYRLWNLEAPVGVGAQNRSMLERVCQHFNYEFNRQIDVRQNKSVRIKNRLHLHFDTEFTWPALDLPLLGGRGTCYGLSSHFGILADGTVVPCCLDKEGKIPLGNVKEAPITDILANERSTKILKGFRDNKLVEKLCQRCNYITRFADPVI
- a CDS encoding DUF2945 domain-containing protein; translation: MEKFKQKSKVEWLWLGKPVSGTVEEVYTESVTKEIKGKKITRHGTLEKPAYLVRSEAGNLALKLATELRSPKATKKFDIKLFK
- a CDS encoding MerR family transcriptional regulator, giving the protein MSSRPKEFFSIRQLIEITGLSEFTLRGWENRYQAFNPQRTDTGRRLYTLQDIEKARLLDELSTKGHRIGDIAGLSLKELKALVPETETLSSSNEERVQDGFLKTVMGKAQLFLWDEIKDLLDKKRSAMKAEPFIQQTLMPLVGHMGYLVGEGQFTVAQEHILSALVKEQLVLMRAKSRKAKSESRLVMTTPEGDLHDMGIVISATLAAENSVKTLFLGPSTPKMDLCESCIRYKATHLLLASTVSEKEGAKESLYSYVNFLDKNLPKKVHILIAGRNTFEFKAKLERPVTYLKSMEEYIAYLKQLE
- a CDS encoding lipocalin family protein — encoded protein: MKHTEPLKTVSYVDIPKFMGPWFVIANIPTFVEKGATNAVEAYTWNEKEKRIDVDFHYRKDHPGGELKSYPQKAWIYDEKTNAEWRVQPWWPLKFAYLVIDLAPDYSYTVIGVPSRNYVWIMARGKTLPPETLDAIYKKLEAMGYDINKIQKVPQS